Within Dysosmobacter sp. Marseille-Q4140, the genomic segment TGGGCGTCCGGCAGCCACAGGTGGAAGGGGAACATGGCGCTCTTGATGCCAAGGCCCCCCACGATCAGGCCAATGGACACGGTCAGGGGCAGGTGATACCGTCCGGTCTGCGCCAGCTCTGCCACGGCCTCTGCCAAAGAGGGCATCAGCAGATAGCCGGTGATGCTGTTGAGCAGGGCCAGGCCGATGAGGAACAGCCCTGATCCCAGCAGGCTCATGAAGAGATAGCGAATGGTGGCGATAAGGTTTGGCCCGTTGTCCTTGGCCATGACCAGGGCGCAGGAGGCAATGGTGCAGATCTCAATGAACACATAGCCGGTGAACACATCGTTGGTGTAGGTCAGGGCCAGCAGCGCCGCCGTCAGCAGGTTCACCATGACGAAGTAGAACCGCTGCTTTTCCGGCAGGACATCGTGGAACAGGTCCCGCCGTCCCCCCACCAGGGACATGGCTAGCACCACGCAGAAGGCGGCGGCCAACAGCGCCTGGAGCGGCCCGCACTTGATGGCGTTGCCGTAGGGTGCCACGAACCGGCCCATGGTGTAGGTGAAGCTGAGATCCCCCAGGTAGGTATACTCCAGCACCGCGGCGTTCAGCAGCGCCGCGGTCAGAGCCACCGCCAGGGTCAACCGGTAGGCCAGGGCTCCCCGGCGCAGCGTGGCGCACAGGATCCCCGCCACGATAGCCAGGAAGATGGACAGAAAGGGAAAATTCTCCACAAGCGGCCGCATCAGTCGTCCTCCTTCCGGGCCCGCTCCAGCAGCTCCCGCAGCTCGATGGTACCGTAGCGGCGGTAAATCCGCTGGATCAGGGCCAGGGAAAAGGCGGTGATGGACACGGAAACCACGATGCCCGTCAGCACCAATCCGCTGGGGATGGGGTTGATGTACAGGGGATCGAAGCCCTGATCCCCCACGATGGGCGCGGTGCCCCCGTCAATGTAGCCCAGGGAGGCCAGCAGCAAAAACACAGCGGAATCCATGATGTTGAAGCCCACGACCTTCCGCAGCAGGTTCTGCTGGAGCAGCATGTTCATCAGCCCCACACCGAACAGGATCACCGCGGTCACGGCAAAGCGGTTCTGCAAAACCATCTCCAGCACAGGCGTCCCCCCCTCTCTCTCGTCATAGCCGCCCCGTCACA encodes:
- a CDS encoding cation:proton antiporter subunit C — protein: MVLQNRFAVTAVILFGVGLMNMLLQQNLLRKVVGFNIMDSAVFLLLASLGYIDGGTAPIVGDQGFDPLYINPIPSGLVLTGIVVSVSITAFSLALIQRIYRRYGTIELRELLERARKEDD